The following are encoded together in the Zingiber officinale cultivar Zhangliang chromosome 8A, Zo_v1.1, whole genome shotgun sequence genome:
- the LOC122011431 gene encoding extensin-like, with amino-acid sequence MQRSNLSILLFFLLLSNFCLSEDTSPVCPYPCLPPPTWASNYPPPPPAWSGYSPPQPVDGGLYTPPYMPYSPPSYGMLVAPPPPEPILPYFPFYYRRTPPLLSAAPAVIRGGAISVPLLILSVVIYLLV; translated from the coding sequence ATGCAGCGATCAAATCTCTCAATTCTCCTCTTTTTCCTACTGCTTTCGAATTTTTGCCTCTCCGAAGATACTTCGCCGGTGTGCCCTTACCCCTGCCTGCCGCCGCCGACGTGGGCCTCCAACTACCCTCCACCACCGCCCGCATGGAGCGGCTACTCTCCTCCCCAACCAGTGGACGGCGGACTCTATACTCCCCCCTACATGCCCTACTCTCCGCCAAGCTACGGGATGCTGGTTGCGCCTCCCCCGCCGGAGCCCATCCTCCCATATTTCCCCTTCTACTACCGGAGGACGCCGCCGCTGCTGTCTGCAGCTCCGGCTGTAATTCGCGGCGGTGCAATCTCAGTGCCGTTGCTGATACTTTCCGTCGTCATATATTTGCTCGTGTAG